A stretch of Bos taurus isolate L1 Dominette 01449 registration number 42190680 breed Hereford chromosome 5, ARS-UCD2.0, whole genome shotgun sequence DNA encodes these proteins:
- the CSAD gene encoding cysteine sulfinic acid decarboxylase isoform X2, with amino-acid sequence MEEEVLKKLRALVGWSSGDGVFCPGGSISNMYAVNLARYQRYPDCKQRGLRALPPLALFTSKECHYSIKKGAAFLGLGTDSVRVVKADERGKMIPEDLERQISLAKAEGAVPFLVSATSGTTVLGAFDPLEAIADVCQHHGLWLHVDAAWGGSVLLSQTHRHLLAGIQRADSVAWNPHKLLSTGLQCSALLLRDTSNLLKRCHGSQASYLFQQDKFYDVALDTGDKVVQCGRRVDCLKLWLMWKAQGEQGLQRRVDQAFALARYLVEELKKREGFELVMEPEFVNVCFWFVPPSLRGKKGSPDYSERLSKVAPILKERMVRKGSMMIGYQPHGTRSNFFRMVVANPALTRADMDFLLNELERLGQDL; translated from the exons ATGGAGGAGGAGGTGCTGAAGAAACTCCGGGCCCTGGTGGGCTGGAGCTCTGGGGATGGGGTCTTCTGCCCTG GTGGCTCCATCTCCAACATGTATGCAGTGAACCTGGCCCGCTATCAGCGATACCCAGACTGCAAACAGAGGGGCCTCCGGGCACTGCCGCCCCTGGCCCTCTTCACATCGAAAGAG TGTCATTACTCCATCAAGAAAGGAGCCGCTTTTCTGGGACTTGGCACCGACAGTGTCCGAGTGGTCAAGGCAGATGAGAG AGGGAAAATGATCCCTGAGGATCTGGAGAGGCAGATCAGCTTGGCTAAGGCCGAG GGTGCCGTGCCATTCCTGGTCAGTGCCACCTCTGGTACTACAGTGCTGGGGGCCTTTGACCCCCTGGAGGCAATCGCAGATGTGTGCCAGCATCACGGGCTGTGGCTGCATGTGGAC GCTGCCTGGGGTGGAAGCGTCCTGCTGTCACAGACACATAGACATCTCCTGGCTGGGATCCAGAG GGCTGACTCCGTGGCCTGGAATCCCCACAAGCTCCTCTCCACAGGCCTGCAGTGCTCAGCTCTTCTTCTCCGGGACACCTCG AACCTGCTCAAGCGCTGTCACGGGTCCCAGGCCAGCTACCTCTTCCAGCAAGACAAGTTCTACGATGTGGCTCTGGACACAGGAGACAAGGTGGTGCAGTGTGGCCGGCGTGTGGACTGTCTGAAGCTGTGGCTCATGTGGAAGGCACAGGGCGAGCAGGGGCTGCAGCGCCGTGTGGACCAGGCCTTTGCCCTTGCCCG GTACCTGGTGGAGGAGCTGAAGAAGCGGGAGGGATTTGAGTTGGTCATGGAG CCTGAATTTGTCAATGTGTGTTTCTGGTTCGTGCCCCCCAGTCTGCGCGGGAAGAAGGGGAGTCCAGATTACAGTGAAAGGCTGTCTAAG GTAGCCCCAATCCTCAAGGAGCGCATGGTGAGGAAGGGTTCCATGATGATTGGCTACCAGCCCCATGGTACCCGGAGCAACTTCTTTCGCATGGTTGTGGCCAACCCTGCACTGACACGGGCTGATATGGACTTCCTGCTGAACGAGCTGGAACGGCTGGGCCAGGATCTCTGA
- the CSAD gene encoding cysteine sulfinic acid decarboxylase isoform X1, whose translation MADSQPLLSLDGDPVAAEALLQDVFGIVVDEVIRKGTSASEKVCEWKEPEELKQLLDLELRHEGESQEQILEHCRAVIRYSVKTCHPRFFNQLFSGLDPHALAGRIVTESLNTSQYTYEIAPVFVLMEEEVLKKLRALVGWSSGDGVFCPGGSISNMYAVNLARYQRYPDCKQRGLRALPPLALFTSKECHYSIKKGAAFLGLGTDSVRVVKADERGKMIPEDLERQISLAKAEGAVPFLVSATSGTTVLGAFDPLEAIADVCQHHGLWLHVDAAWGGSVLLSQTHRHLLAGIQRADSVAWNPHKLLSTGLQCSALLLRDTSNLLKRCHGSQASYLFQQDKFYDVALDTGDKVVQCGRRVDCLKLWLMWKAQGEQGLQRRVDQAFALARYLVEELKKREGFELVMEPEFVNVCFWFVPPSLRGKKGSPDYSERLSKVAPILKERMVRKGSMMIGYQPHGTRSNFFRMVVANPALTRADMDFLLNELERLGQDL comes from the exons ATGGCTGACTCTCAACCTCTCCTCTCCCTTGATGGGGACCCTGTGGCTGCAGAAGCCTTGCTCCAGGACGTGTTTGGGATTGTGGTGGATGAGGTCATTCGAAAAGGGACCAGTGCCTCCGAGAAG GTCTGTGAGTGGAAGGAGCCCGAGGAGCTGAAGCAACTGCTGGACTTGGAGCTGCGGCACGAGGGCGAGTCACAGGAGCAGATCCTGGAGCACTGCCGGGCCGTGATCCGCTACAGCGTGAAGACCT GTCACCCTCGTTTCTTCAACCAGCTCTTCTCAGGGTTGGATCCCCATGCCCTGGCCGGGCGCATTGTCACAGAGAGCCTCAACACCAGCCA GTACACGTACGAAATCGCCCCTGTGTTTGTCCTCATGGAGGAGGAGGTGCTGAAGAAACTCCGGGCCCTGGTGGGCTGGAGCTCTGGGGATGGGGTCTTCTGCCCTG GTGGCTCCATCTCCAACATGTATGCAGTGAACCTGGCCCGCTATCAGCGATACCCAGACTGCAAACAGAGGGGCCTCCGGGCACTGCCGCCCCTGGCCCTCTTCACATCGAAAGAG TGTCATTACTCCATCAAGAAAGGAGCCGCTTTTCTGGGACTTGGCACCGACAGTGTCCGAGTGGTCAAGGCAGATGAGAG AGGGAAAATGATCCCTGAGGATCTGGAGAGGCAGATCAGCTTGGCTAAGGCCGAG GGTGCCGTGCCATTCCTGGTCAGTGCCACCTCTGGTACTACAGTGCTGGGGGCCTTTGACCCCCTGGAGGCAATCGCAGATGTGTGCCAGCATCACGGGCTGTGGCTGCATGTGGAC GCTGCCTGGGGTGGAAGCGTCCTGCTGTCACAGACACATAGACATCTCCTGGCTGGGATCCAGAG GGCTGACTCCGTGGCCTGGAATCCCCACAAGCTCCTCTCCACAGGCCTGCAGTGCTCAGCTCTTCTTCTCCGGGACACCTCG AACCTGCTCAAGCGCTGTCACGGGTCCCAGGCCAGCTACCTCTTCCAGCAAGACAAGTTCTACGATGTGGCTCTGGACACAGGAGACAAGGTGGTGCAGTGTGGCCGGCGTGTGGACTGTCTGAAGCTGTGGCTCATGTGGAAGGCACAGGGCGAGCAGGGGCTGCAGCGCCGTGTGGACCAGGCCTTTGCCCTTGCCCG GTACCTGGTGGAGGAGCTGAAGAAGCGGGAGGGATTTGAGTTGGTCATGGAG CCTGAATTTGTCAATGTGTGTTTCTGGTTCGTGCCCCCCAGTCTGCGCGGGAAGAAGGGGAGTCCAGATTACAGTGAAAGGCTGTCTAAG GTAGCCCCAATCCTCAAGGAGCGCATGGTGAGGAAGGGTTCCATGATGATTGGCTACCAGCCCCATGGTACCCGGAGCAACTTCTTTCGCATGGTTGTGGCCAACCCTGCACTGACACGGGCTGATATGGACTTCCTGCTGAACGAGCTGGAACGGCTGGGCCAGGATCTCTGA